A single window of Paenibacillus sp. SYP-B4298 DNA harbors:
- a CDS encoding spore germination protein GerPB — protein sequence MTWTVYQHITIGSMRVDNVSNSSVLQVGSSGSIRALAQLYNTGGFTEPAPALGGESPLPFVPLPNPT from the coding sequence ATGACCTGGACGGTCTACCAGCATATTACGATTGGTTCGATGAGAGTAGACAATGTGTCGAACTCCTCGGTGCTGCAGGTAGGCAGCTCCGGCTCGATTCGAGCCTTGGCGCAGTTGTATAACACGGGAGGCTTCACTGAGCCCGCTCCGGCTTTGGGAGGGGAATCTCCCCTCCCGTTTGTCCCGCTGCCCAATCCAACCTGA
- a CDS encoding spore gernimation protein GerPD: protein MKIHIENHHLSVGSISLVGVSSSSMLQIGDAECITLYSMFDTPPESVIVGPLVPMGSPEGADNAEGEEGSGES, encoded by the coding sequence ATGAAGATTCATATTGAGAACCATCACTTATCCGTAGGCAGCATCAGCCTGGTCGGGGTGTCCAGCTCGTCCATGCTGCAGATCGGAGATGCGGAGTGCATCACGCTGTACTCGATGTTCGACACACCGCCGGAATCGGTCATTGTCGGGCCGCTGGTTCCGATGGGCAGCCCGGAGGGAGCTGACAATGCCGAAGGTGAAGAGGGGAGCGGGGAGAGCTGA
- a CDS encoding glycogen synthase, whose protein sequence is MKLLFAASEAAPLCSSGGLGEVLGSLPPALAKLAAGESCTSVGVAERNEGTISLDREVLTAARVDAGAARCDGTESVANVDVRVILPAHAVIPHELRTPLRTLAHGELEIAGECQPWRLLEGELAGLRCYLLDNAHYFGSGELYGYGDGVERYVFFCRAVVAALSQLDYAPDIVHVHDWQTALLPLLLRHAGHPARTVLTIHNMRYQGRLKQEELLRWLNRSEAAAVAGLLTRRGASAGLSCLELGLRCADKVTTVSPTYAQALSEEPEGAGLSSVVRELPGAIVGICNGIDTSAYDPLHDPVLAQPYSYAQGAAGGIGKAKCKLALQSRLGLSCEAERPLLAIVSRLAGQKGLDLVLTVLDRLVQRGCQLVVIGEGEPVYEQLLLQAAERYRHAVAVHIPFDRQLARQVYAGADGLLMPSQYEPCGISQLIGLRYASVPIVHLTGGLRDTITPYDRQTGRGNGFGFDTWHPAALLAAVDEALAVYSEPQLWQTLLTETAAQDWSWQQPAQQYMALYSELMPSIKRS, encoded by the coding sequence ATTGTTCGCAGCCTCGGAGGCTGCCCCGCTCTGTTCCTCTGGCGGGCTGGGGGAGGTGCTCGGCTCCTTGCCTCCAGCGCTTGCGAAGCTCGCTGCAGGCGAGTCGTGTACGTCTGTGGGGGTCGCGGAGCGAAACGAAGGAACGATCTCGCTGGATAGAGAGGTGCTGACCGCTGCCAGGGTGGATGCCGGAGCGGCTCGCTGTGACGGAACGGAATCCGTCGCAAATGTCGATGTCCGGGTCATCCTGCCAGCTCATGCTGTCATTCCGCATGAGCTGCGCACGCCGCTTCGGACGCTGGCGCATGGCGAACTGGAGATAGCAGGCGAGTGTCAGCCGTGGCGTCTGCTGGAGGGCGAGCTTGCAGGTCTGCGCTGCTACCTGCTCGATAACGCCCATTACTTCGGGAGCGGCGAGCTGTATGGGTACGGGGATGGCGTGGAACGGTACGTGTTCTTCTGCCGGGCGGTCGTTGCTGCGCTGTCGCAGTTGGATTATGCCCCGGATATTGTCCATGTGCATGACTGGCAGACAGCGCTGCTGCCGCTGCTGCTGCGTCATGCCGGTCATCCCGCCCGCACGGTGCTGACGATTCATAATATGCGTTACCAGGGCAGGCTGAAGCAGGAGGAGCTGCTGCGATGGTTGAATAGGAGCGAGGCGGCTGCGGTTGCGGGGCTGCTGACCCGTCGCGGCGCCAGTGCCGGACTAAGCTGTCTGGAGCTTGGCCTGCGCTGCGCCGACAAGGTGACAACGGTCAGTCCGACCTATGCGCAGGCCTTGTCCGAGGAGCCTGAAGGAGCGGGGCTGTCCTCTGTGGTGAGGGAGCTGCCTGGCGCTATAGTCGGTATCTGCAATGGCATTGATACGTCGGCTTACGATCCGCTCCATGATCCGGTGCTGGCGCAGCCATATTCGTATGCGCAAGGTGCCGCGGGCGGCATAGGCAAGGCCAAGTGCAAGCTGGCGCTGCAGAGCAGGCTGGGGCTGTCCTGTGAAGCAGAGCGACCGTTGCTGGCCATCGTCTCGCGGCTTGCCGGGCAGAAGGGGCTTGATCTGGTGCTGACTGTGCTCGATCGGCTGGTTCAGCGCGGCTGTCAACTGGTCGTCATCGGAGAGGGAGAGCCTGTCTATGAGCAACTGCTGCTGCAGGCGGCAGAGCGCTACCGGCATGCGGTGGCTGTACATATTCCGTTTGATCGACAGTTGGCCAGGCAAGTCTATGCTGGCGCGGATGGTTTACTTATGCCTTCGCAATATGAGCCATGCGGGATCAGCCAACTGATTGGGCTGCGCTATGCCTCCGTGCCGATCGTTCATCTGACCGGAGGGCTGAGGGATACGATCACGCCCTATGACCGCCAGACGGGCAGGGGCAACGGCTTTGGCTTCGATACCTGGCATCCGGCTGCGTTGCTTGCTGCGGTGGATGAGGCGCTCGCTGTCTATAGCGAGCCGCAGCTATGGCAGACGCTGCTGACGGAGACGGCCGCACAGGACTGGAGCTGGCAGCAGCCGGCACAGCAATATATGGCGCTATATAGTGAGCTGATGCCATCGATTAAGAGATCATAG
- the metG gene encoding methionine--tRNA ligase: MPNQEKTFYLTTPIYYPSDKLHIGHAYTTVAGDAMARYKRLRGYKVWFLTGTDEHGQKIERKAQENGETPQQFVDRIVSGIQELWKKLDVSNDDFIRTTQERHKQGVERIFKQLLEQGDIYKGEYEGWYCTPCESFFLERQLNQGNCPDCGRPVELVKEESYFFRMSKYADRLLSHYEANPDFIQPESRKNEMINNFIKPGLEDLAVSRTTFDWGIKVPGDPKHVIYVWIDALSNYMTALGYGSDDEQAYRDFWPADVHLVGKEIVRFHTIYWPIMLMALDLPLPKKVFAHGWLLMKDGKMSKSKGNVVDPVLLIDRYGLDALRYYLLREVPFGADGTFTPENFVERINFDLANDLGNLLNRTIAMIDKYFDGVLPAYTAEATPYDAPLEQLASETVAAVEQAMERMEFSVALSSIWQLVSRTNKYIDETQPWVLAKSEEQRQQLGSVMYHLAESLRIISIMLQPFLTHAPHVIWSQLGISAGKLTEWESIKTFGQLPEGTRVSKGDPLFPRLEVADEVSFIAASMAGSTPPPAQAEAADTAVSQAVGAEDVEEVERLPEIGIDEFAKVELRVAQVLAAEPVKKADKLLKLSLDLGFEQRQVVSGIAKHYKPEELVGRKVICVTNLKPVKLRGELSQGMILAASHGEQLTLATVPETMPNGAIVK, translated from the coding sequence GTGCCGAATCAAGAGAAGACCTTTTACCTGACAACCCCGATCTATTATCCCAGCGATAAGCTGCATATCGGTCATGCGTATACGACGGTTGCAGGCGATGCGATGGCACGCTACAAGCGTCTGCGCGGCTATAAGGTATGGTTCCTGACGGGAACCGACGAGCATGGACAGAAGATCGAGCGCAAGGCACAGGAGAATGGGGAGACACCGCAGCAGTTCGTGGATCGAATTGTTAGCGGCATCCAGGAGCTGTGGAAGAAGCTGGACGTCTCCAATGACGATTTCATTCGCACTACGCAGGAGCGCCATAAGCAGGGCGTGGAGCGTATCTTCAAGCAGCTTCTGGAGCAGGGCGACATCTATAAGGGAGAGTATGAGGGCTGGTATTGTACGCCGTGCGAATCGTTCTTCCTGGAGCGTCAGTTGAATCAAGGCAATTGCCCTGACTGCGGCCGTCCGGTAGAGCTGGTTAAGGAAGAGAGCTATTTCTTCCGCATGAGCAAATATGCTGACCGCCTGCTGTCGCATTATGAGGCGAACCCGGATTTCATCCAGCCAGAGTCGCGCAAGAATGAGATGATCAACAATTTCATCAAGCCGGGGCTGGAGGATCTGGCCGTATCGCGTACAACCTTCGACTGGGGCATCAAGGTGCCGGGTGATCCGAAGCATGTCATCTACGTATGGATCGACGCGCTGTCCAATTATATGACGGCGCTCGGCTACGGCTCTGACGATGAGCAGGCGTATCGTGACTTCTGGCCGGCGGATGTTCATCTGGTGGGCAAGGAGATCGTTCGCTTTCATACGATCTATTGGCCGATTATGCTGATGGCGCTGGATTTGCCGCTGCCGAAGAAAGTATTCGCCCATGGCTGGCTGCTGATGAAGGACGGTAAAATGTCCAAATCCAAAGGGAATGTTGTGGACCCGGTATTGCTGATTGACCGCTACGGCCTGGATGCGTTGCGTTATTATTTGCTGCGTGAGGTTCCGTTTGGCGCGGATGGCACATTTACACCGGAAAACTTCGTGGAGCGGATTAATTTTGATCTGGCGAATGATTTGGGCAATCTGCTGAACCGCACGATAGCTATGATTGACAAATATTTTGATGGTGTGCTGCCGGCCTACACAGCAGAGGCGACGCCATATGATGCGCCGTTGGAGCAGTTGGCAAGCGAGACGGTAGCAGCCGTAGAGCAGGCTATGGAACGGATGGAGTTTTCCGTGGCGCTTAGCTCAATCTGGCAGCTAGTCAGCCGCACCAACAAGTATATTGATGAGACCCAGCCATGGGTGCTCGCCAAGTCAGAGGAGCAGCGTCAGCAGCTCGGCTCGGTTATGTATCATCTAGCGGAATCGCTGCGGATCATCTCCATTATGCTGCAGCCGTTCCTTACACATGCGCCTCATGTAATCTGGAGTCAACTGGGTATTTCAGCCGGCAAGCTGACAGAGTGGGAGAGTATCAAGACATTCGGGCAACTTCCGGAGGGAACGAGGGTCAGCAAGGGCGACCCGCTCTTCCCGCGTCTGGAGGTTGCCGATGAGGTCTCCTTCATCGCTGCTTCGATGGCGGGCAGCACACCGCCCCCTGCTCAAGCAGAGGCTGCGGATACGGCAGTATCGCAGGCAGTGGGCGCCGAGGATGTAGAAGAGGTAGAGCGTCTACCGGAGATTGGCATTGATGAGTTTGCGAAGGTGGAGCTGCGTGTTGCCCAGGTGCTGGCGGCTGAGCCTGTGAAGAAGGCCGACAAGCTGTTGAAGCTGTCGCTTGATCTAGGCTTTGAGCAGCGCCAGGTTGTCTCGGGGATTGCGAAGCATTACAAGCCGGAGGAGCTGGTGGGCCGCAAGGTCATCTGTGTGACAAATCTGAAGCCAGTGAAGCTGCGCGGCGAGCTGTCTCAAGGGATGATTCTCGCCGCCTCGCATGGCGAGCAGTTGACACTGGCGACGGTGCCAGAGACGATGCCTAATGGCGCGATTGTGAAATAA
- a CDS encoding metal ABC transporter ATP-binding protein codes for MAVDCHRDIVTIRDLSFAYDQQQVIKDLNFSIKERDFVGLIGSNGAGKTTLLRMIVGLLKPAEGEVSLFGEPVSRFRHWERIGYVPQKNAFNPLFPATVREVVLSGLYSRNKLFSRISKEDMRKAEDAMHAMSIEDLAAKRIGQLSGGQQQRVFLAKALINNPALLILDEPTVGIDIETQQGFFHMIKHMHQHHNITFLMVSHDMEMIRSYLGEEPKQTNGKLKFYIKHSHDLENCVESDLTHSLRDLRQSMDRLSPVVG; via the coding sequence ATAGCTGTGGACTGCCATCGTGATATTGTGACGATACGCGATCTTTCATTCGCATATGATCAGCAGCAGGTGATCAAGGATCTGAATTTCTCGATTAAGGAGCGAGACTTTGTTGGGCTGATTGGCTCGAATGGAGCGGGCAAGACGACGCTGCTGCGCATGATTGTCGGCTTGCTCAAGCCGGCTGAGGGCGAGGTTTCCTTGTTCGGCGAACCGGTATCCCGGTTTCGCCATTGGGAGCGGATCGGGTATGTGCCGCAAAAGAATGCCTTCAATCCGCTCTTTCCGGCTACCGTGCGCGAGGTCGTGCTGTCTGGCCTCTACTCCCGCAACAAGCTGTTCTCCCGAATCAGCAAGGAGGATATGCGCAAGGCTGAGGACGCGATGCATGCGATGAGCATCGAGGATCTTGCCGCCAAGCGCATCGGCCAACTGTCCGGCGGCCAGCAGCAGCGCGTATTTTTGGCGAAGGCGCTCATCAACAATCCGGCGCTGCTGATCCTGGATGAGCCGACAGTGGGTATTGATATAGAGACGCAGCAGGGCTTCTTCCATATGATCAAGCACATGCATCAGCATCATAATATTACGTTCCTTATGGTGTCGCATGATATGGAGATGATTCGTTCTTACCTGGGCGAGGAGCCGAAGCAGACGAATGGAAAGCTTAAATTCTATATCAAGCATTCCCATGATCTGGAGAATTGCGTGGAGAGCGACCTGACTCATTCCTTGCGGGATTTGCGCCAGTCGATGGATCGGTTGTCTCCCGTCGTTGGTTAG
- a CDS encoding spore germination protein GerPE, whose product MRNPVRTSEVSALQITNVSLSGFVQIGDHSHYTPTLRALAVQRETDHAQEGSLFFESYPLFSRSLPDVCDYPFFREPQEDSEPTWVERIHHQPCIRVGTISTLGVGASSLLQIGSNCSVQAEARIKHIRQFAIAHPFSPLRPTVPGAIIYPRV is encoded by the coding sequence ATGCGTAACCCTGTCAGAACCTCGGAGGTGTCCGCCCTCCAGATTACGAACGTATCGCTATCGGGCTTTGTCCAGATCGGCGACCATTCCCACTACACGCCGACACTGCGAGCGCTGGCTGTCCAGCGCGAGACCGATCATGCCCAGGAGGGCAGCCTCTTCTTTGAATCCTATCCGTTGTTTTCACGGTCGCTGCCTGATGTATGCGACTATCCTTTTTTTCGCGAACCGCAAGAGGACAGCGAGCCGACATGGGTGGAGAGGATTCATCATCAGCCCTGCATTCGGGTCGGCACCATCTCCACACTCGGTGTTGGCGCCTCCTCCCTGCTTCAGATCGGCAGCAATTGCAGCGTTCAGGCTGAAGCGCGGATTAAGCACATTCGTCAATTCGCCATCGCGCACCCATTCTCCCCATTGCGTCCTACCGTTCCCGGCGCAATCATCTATCCGCGAGTATGA
- a CDS encoding Hsp20/alpha crystallin family protein, giving the protein MAEPPKQEGLDLDWSGLAQWMEQSGMPKAMELMKQPKMIEGYVKDMISNAVPTAGAWPIMNKQPRYKCFDTHHFVFVKFKLGSSTKPEELRLFVRPDRIKLRLPGGKHEEVALPCIVLPDSCRALCKEGILQVKLRKRPLTTEYKEAPIRW; this is encoded by the coding sequence ATGGCAGAGCCGCCGAAGCAGGAGGGGCTGGATTTGGACTGGAGCGGACTGGCGCAGTGGATGGAGCAGTCCGGGATGCCCAAGGCGATGGAATTAATGAAGCAGCCGAAAATGATTGAAGGCTACGTCAAGGATATGATCAGCAACGCGGTGCCAACGGCAGGCGCATGGCCGATTATGAACAAGCAGCCGCGCTATAAATGCTTTGATACGCATCATTTTGTCTTCGTCAAGTTCAAGCTGGGCTCCAGCACGAAGCCGGAGGAGCTGCGGCTGTTCGTTCGTCCGGATCGAATCAAGCTAAGATTGCCGGGAGGCAAGCATGAGGAGGTCGCCTTGCCCTGCATCGTGCTGCCGGATAGCTGCCGCGCCTTATGCAAGGAAGGCATTCTGCAAGTGAAGCTACGCAAGCGCCCCCTTACCACAGAGTATAAGGAAGCGCCCATCCGATGGTAG
- a CDS encoding spore germination protein has translation MSVYLAADHAAIARMPQPICRSQRRGFYMPAIVGFVNVVSIGSGGVVQFGDAVQLSPSSVSKTYAGSGSFLTGSLANANNAVSSTNTIDPDVQDSTNNELATGVNTI, from the coding sequence GTGAGCGTCTATCTGGCAGCCGACCACGCGGCAATCGCCCGGATGCCGCAGCCCATCTGCCGCAGCCAAAGGAGAGGTTTCTATATGCCTGCCATCGTCGGCTTCGTGAATGTCGTCAGTATAGGCTCTGGCGGGGTGGTTCAATTCGGCGACGCCGTTCAGTTGTCCCCCTCCAGCGTCTCCAAAACCTATGCCGGTTCAGGCTCCTTCCTGACAGGCAGCCTGGCTAATGCCAACAATGCTGTCAGCTCGACCAATACGATTGATCCAGATGTTCAGGACTCGACAAACAATGAGCTGGCGACTGGAGTGAATACAATATGA
- the yidD gene encoding membrane protein insertion efficiency factor YidD translates to MRKTLQLPIHMYRKFISPLKPPTCRFYPSCSAYALEALEKHGAVRGTWLAVRRISKCHPFHPGGLDPVPEPSSGSQT, encoded by the coding sequence ATGCGCAAGACGCTGCAGCTCCCAATTCATATGTATCGCAAGTTTATTTCGCCGCTCAAGCCTCCTACGTGTCGTTTCTATCCCAGTTGCTCGGCTTATGCACTGGAGGCGCTGGAGAAGCATGGCGCGGTGAGGGGGACATGGCTCGCTGTGCGCCGGATCAGCAAGTGTCATCCCTTTCATCCTGGAGGGCTTGATCCGGTTCCAGAGCCTTCATCTGGCAGCCAGACTTGA
- the gerPC gene encoding spore germination protein GerPC, translated as MTQPRQPGFVPAPHPWYNWAQQLEHQVKLQQQQLERLQQHAAAQQQQMERLLQQEAQQRLQIERLEQQAERQQQLVAELLGKVKQAADKPTYTIERLEYHFDQLKVQRLDGTLHIGMAMPGESDLQSSIEQLQVPGAPAAAAADDTASAGEAADAASSASSPSPADAIAPSPLYNEAYRRVNQYLNVSGPGIVSHAAADRGIILDPYHQSLIIEDMRRQLSPRIQYYTTAVSKASQEGGATTIDEQADQVAQMTIRDLEMAITNYIGRLPQLPASSASAPASPPAEADEEPVSLQHSGVTPFGKAASSEEEPHEDSY; from the coding sequence ATGACTCAGCCCCGTCAACCCGGCTTTGTGCCCGCCCCCCACCCATGGTACAACTGGGCTCAGCAGCTCGAGCACCAGGTGAAGCTTCAGCAACAGCAGCTCGAACGCCTTCAGCAGCATGCCGCCGCACAACAGCAGCAGATGGAGCGCTTGCTGCAGCAGGAAGCTCAGCAACGGCTACAGATCGAGCGCCTGGAGCAGCAAGCAGAGCGACAGCAGCAGCTCGTTGCCGAATTGCTTGGGAAAGTCAAGCAAGCGGCCGACAAGCCCACGTATACGATCGAACGTTTGGAATACCATTTTGACCAGTTAAAGGTGCAGCGCCTGGACGGGACGCTGCACATCGGCATGGCGATGCCCGGAGAGAGCGACCTGCAGAGCAGTATTGAACAGCTACAGGTTCCCGGCGCCCCAGCCGCAGCGGCAGCAGACGATACGGCGTCTGCAGGGGAAGCGGCAGACGCAGCCTCGTCCGCCTCCTCTCCGTCTCCGGCTGATGCCATTGCCCCATCGCCACTCTATAACGAGGCTTACCGCAGAGTGAACCAATATCTGAATGTATCCGGCCCAGGGATTGTGAGCCATGCCGCTGCCGATCGCGGCATCATCCTGGACCCGTATCATCAGAGCCTGATTATCGAGGATATGCGCAGACAGTTATCCCCGCGCATCCAGTATTACACGACCGCAGTTTCCAAGGCCTCGCAGGAAGGAGGCGCGACCACCATCGACGAGCAGGCAGATCAGGTGGCGCAGATGACGATCCGCGACTTGGAGATGGCCATCACCAACTATATCGGACGACTGCCTCAACTGCCCGCTTCGTCCGCCTCTGCTCCGGCTAGTCCGCCCGCAGAGGCGGATGAGGAGCCGGTCAGCCTGCAGCATTCGGGAGTAACACCATTTGGCAAGGCAGCGTCATCAGAGGAGGAGCCGCATGAAGATTCATATTGA
- a CDS encoding glycoside hydrolase family 15 protein: protein MARHLAVGNGKLLVNLDNHSYIRDIYFPYVGQLNHVGGQRCRFGVWVDGSFSWLDDPEWTFTLGYIEDSLVTNVSAYNSKLEIELQINEGIHQRECVFIKRVVVRNKAQHEREIRLFFHQDLMIDGTEVGDTAAYYPENHTLFHYKRSSYFMFNGFSEEGGIYQYSAGIKRFGFAEGTWKDAEDGVLMCNAIAQGSVDSVFSLRARAAGGREQSFYYWMSIGKNLEEVKSLNQYVQESHPEKLLSRIVIYWNHWLRRAGSDFGDLPADVVRAYKQSLLLVRTQIDERGAILAANDTDILQYNRDHYSYMWPRDGALIADAMSMAGYQSVIAPFFHFCADALSPEGYLYHKYNPDGTVGSSWHPYIVQGSERIPLQEDETALVLYALWQDYNRHQVIELPQALHSNLIRKAANFLSEYIEPELGLPKPSYDLWEERYGIWTYTVASVYGGLMAAAFFTELFGDYERSDLYRETAEKIKEAMLEHLWDEPSGRFARGLICKDGEWVKDMTLESSLFGIWEFGVLPVEDSRVRQTVEAIRQGLAVKTEVGGIARYTNDYYFQQSGEIDKVPGNPWIICTLWVAWFDIDSAQSLEELQGPKETLQWVLRHALSSGVLPEQLHPHDGSPLSVAPLTWSHATYVQCVCKYIRKYKQLVP, encoded by the coding sequence ATGGCCCGTCATCTTGCTGTCGGCAATGGGAAGCTGCTCGTCAATCTGGATAATCACAGTTATATTAGAGATATTTATTTTCCTTATGTCGGACAATTAAACCATGTTGGAGGCCAGCGCTGTCGATTCGGAGTGTGGGTGGACGGGAGCTTCTCCTGGCTGGATGACCCGGAATGGACGTTTACGCTTGGATATATCGAGGATTCACTCGTAACGAATGTATCGGCATATAACAGCAAGCTGGAGATCGAGCTGCAGATTAATGAGGGCATCCATCAGCGCGAATGTGTATTCATCAAGCGCGTGGTCGTCCGCAACAAGGCTCAGCATGAACGCGAGATTCGGCTGTTCTTCCATCAGGATCTAATGATTGACGGAACCGAGGTCGGAGATACGGCGGCCTACTACCCGGAGAATCATACGTTATTCCACTACAAGCGCTCCTCCTATTTCATGTTCAACGGGTTCTCTGAGGAGGGCGGAATCTACCAATATTCCGCCGGGATCAAGCGTTTCGGCTTTGCCGAGGGGACGTGGAAGGACGCAGAGGACGGCGTGCTGATGTGCAATGCGATCGCTCAAGGCTCCGTAGACAGTGTGTTCAGCCTGCGGGCGCGCGCAGCGGGCGGGCGGGAGCAGAGCTTCTACTATTGGATGTCCATCGGGAAAAATCTGGAGGAGGTCAAGTCGCTCAACCAGTACGTGCAGGAGAGCCACCCGGAGAAGCTGCTCAGCCGCATCGTTATTTATTGGAATCACTGGCTGCGCAGGGCGGGCTCTGACTTTGGCGATCTGCCTGCTGATGTCGTGCGCGCCTACAAGCAAAGCCTGCTGCTGGTACGGACGCAGATTGACGAGCGTGGCGCAATACTCGCTGCGAATGACACCGATATACTGCAATACAATCGCGACCATTACAGCTATATGTGGCCGCGGGACGGTGCGCTGATCGCAGATGCGATGTCGATGGCTGGCTATCAGAGTGTGATCGCTCCGTTCTTCCACTTCTGCGCCGATGCCCTGTCCCCTGAGGGCTATCTGTACCATAAGTACAATCCGGACGGAACCGTCGGCTCTAGCTGGCATCCATATATCGTACAGGGCAGCGAGCGCATTCCGCTGCAGGAGGATGAGACGGCGCTGGTGCTCTATGCTCTATGGCAAGATTATAACCGTCATCAGGTCATTGAGCTGCCGCAAGCGCTGCACAGCAATCTGATTCGCAAGGCTGCCAATTTCCTGAGCGAATATATTGAGCCGGAGCTGGGTCTGCCCAAGCCGAGCTATGATCTGTGGGAGGAGCGGTACGGCATATGGACGTATACAGTCGCTTCTGTCTACGGCGGCCTGATGGCCGCGGCCTTCTTCACGGAGCTGTTCGGGGACTATGAGCGCAGCGATCTGTACCGCGAGACGGCAGAGAAGATCAAGGAAGCGATGCTGGAGCATCTGTGGGATGAGCCATCCGGGCGATTCGCTCGCGGGCTAATCTGCAAGGATGGCGAATGGGTCAAGGATATGACGCTAGAGAGCAGCCTGTTCGGCATCTGGGAGTTCGGTGTTCTCCCCGTTGAGGACAGCCGGGTGCGTCAGACGGTTGAGGCGATTCGCCAGGGGCTGGCGGTCAAGACAGAGGTTGGCGGCATTGCCCGATATACGAATGACTATTACTTCCAGCAATCCGGTGAGATCGACAAGGTGCCGGGAAATCCATGGATTATCTGTACGCTGTGGGTAGCCTGGTTCGATATTGATTCAGCACAGTCGCTGGAGGAGCTGCAAGGGCCTAAGGAGACATTGCAGTGGGTGCTGCGGCATGCGCTGTCCAGCGGGGTATTGCCAGAGCAGCTGCATCCGCATGATGGCTCGCCGCTATCTGTTGCCCCGCTGACGTGGTCGCACGCTACTTATGTGCAGTGTGTGTGCAAATATATTCGCAAATATAAGCAGCTCGTTCCTTGA
- a CDS encoding metal ABC transporter substrate-binding protein produces MHNETSSSRKYKWLGSLLLTGAVLGLVLAGCSSKEEKSVEENKAANGRISVVTSFYPIYYLASQIGGEQANVINLIPAGVEPHDWTPKSKDLSEAAKANLFLYNGAGLEGWVDDFLKGLGSDKSVQAFSVSDGIPFIEADGSEHEHSHGHSHEEEADHGHEGEAEHSHDEEHSDLNVDPHTWVSPKSALAMASNIKNMMVKVDEGHAAAYEANYEQLKAKLESLDQSFTEQLGKLPRKDIVVSHQAFGYLARDYGLNQVAIMGLSPDAEPRAQDLLEISKFVKEHGVRYIFFEELVSSALAETLAREAKVETLVLNPIEGLTPDQEQAGEDFISLMESNLQHLVQALQ; encoded by the coding sequence ATGCATAATGAAACATCTTCTTCACGTAAGTATAAATGGCTCGGCAGCTTGCTGCTGACTGGAGCGGTGCTGGGGCTTGTGTTGGCAGGGTGCAGCAGCAAAGAGGAGAAGTCGGTTGAGGAGAACAAAGCAGCGAATGGGCGCATCAGTGTGGTTACCAGCTTTTATCCGATTTATTATCTAGCGTCGCAGATTGGCGGCGAGCAGGCCAATGTGATCAATCTCATTCCAGCCGGGGTGGAGCCGCATGACTGGACGCCCAAAAGCAAGGATCTGAGCGAAGCTGCCAAGGCAAATCTGTTCCTCTATAATGGAGCTGGACTTGAAGGCTGGGTGGATGATTTCCTGAAGGGACTTGGCAGTGACAAGTCCGTGCAAGCCTTCTCGGTCAGCGATGGCATCCCGTTCATTGAAGCGGATGGAAGCGAGCATGAGCATAGTCATGGACATAGTCACGAGGAGGAAGCAGACCATGGTCATGAGGGCGAAGCGGAGCATAGCCACGACGAAGAACACTCGGACCTGAATGTCGATCCGCATACATGGGTCAGCCCGAAATCTGCGCTGGCGATGGCCAGCAATATTAAGAACATGATGGTCAAGGTAGACGAGGGGCATGCTGCGGCGTATGAAGCGAATTATGAGCAGTTGAAGGCCAAGCTGGAGTCGCTCGACCAATCGTTCACCGAGCAGCTTGGCAAGCTGCCACGCAAGGATATTGTTGTTTCTCACCAGGCATTCGGCTATTTGGCACGTGATTACGGTCTGAACCAAGTTGCCATTATGGGCCTGTCTCCCGATGCGGAGCCAAGAGCCCAGGATTTGCTGGAGATCTCGAAGTTTGTGAAGGAACACGGCGTTCGCTATATTTTCTTCGAGGAGCTGGTATCGAGCGCTCTGGCGGAGACACTGGCACGCGAGGCGAAGGTGGAGACGCTGGTATTGAATCCGATAGAGGGCCTTACGCCAGACCAGGAGCAGGCGGGAGAAGATTTCATCTCGCTTATGGAAAGCAATCTGCAGCATCTCGTTCAAGCGCTGCAATAG